Proteins found in one Penaeus vannamei isolate JL-2024 chromosome 29, ASM4276789v1, whole genome shotgun sequence genomic segment:
- the LOC138867322 gene encoding uncharacterized protein, whose amino-acid sequence MDVSEMRMLRWMYRGTREDKIRKEYKRGSIKVVEIPKKIQDGRQGWYGHLLRRDEDHVRRYTMLEMKVRGKRKEGRPRKRWRDCVRDDLQLRGIAEEKSVEATHPQRRPHIEMGES is encoded by the coding sequence ATGGATGTATCAGAAATGAGAATGTTGAGGTGGATGTATAGGGGAACAAGAGAAGATAAAATTAGGAAGGAGTACAAAAGAGGGTCTATAAAGGTGGTAGAAATACCAAAGAAAATACAGGATGGGAGACAGGGGTGGTACGGACACCTGCTGAGAAGGGACGAAGACCATGTCAGAAGATATACCATGTTGGAGATGAAAGTTCGgggtaaaaggaaggagggaagaccaagaaagagatggcgagactgTGTAAGGGATGACCTGCAATTGAGAGGAATCGCAGAAGAGAAATCAGTGGAGGCGACTCATCCACAACGGCGACCCcacatagaaatgggagaaagctga